The proteins below come from a single Zhouia spongiae genomic window:
- a CDS encoding response regulator, producing MAYNIILADDHKMFLDGLLSIFNNEDAYNTLLTANSGKNVIKYIDSNPDQCIDIVISDISMPDIDGITLNDHIKKTRAEIKTLIVSMHTDTGMIDTLIKSDVDGYVSKNATQSELLQAVKTILSGEKYFSQSVKQAYMDNVFNKGKDTMVILTKREKDVLRLIAEEHTTQEIADKLFLSKHTIESYRKNLISKLNVKNLAGLTKYAIKLGLVE from the coding sequence ATGGCATATAATATAATTCTGGCAGATGACCACAAAATGTTTTTAGATGGGTTATTAAGTATTTTTAATAACGAAGATGCTTATAATACGTTACTGACGGCAAATAGTGGTAAAAATGTCATAAAATACATAGACTCAAACCCCGACCAGTGCATAGACATCGTTATCAGTGATATTTCTATGCCGGATATTGATGGCATTACACTAAACGATCACATAAAAAAGACACGTGCAGAAATTAAAACCTTAATTGTCAGCATGCATACCGATACGGGTATGATCGATACATTAATTAAAAGTGATGTTGACGGGTACGTATCTAAAAATGCAACACAATCCGAGTTATTACAAGCCGTTAAAACAATTCTTAGTGGAGAAAAATACTTTTCTCAATCTGTAAAACAAGCCTATATGGATAATGTTTTCAATAAAGGGAAAGATACTATGGTGATACTTACCAAAAGAGAAAAAGATGTGCTCAGGCTCATTGCTGAAGAACATACCACACAAGAAATAGCCGACAAACTCTTTTTAAGTAAGCATACCATAGAGAGCTACAGAAAGAACCTGATATCCAAACTTAATGTAAAAAACCTGGCAGGTCTAACCAAATATGCTATAAAACTAGGCCTAGTAGAATAG
- a CDS encoding tetratricopeptide repeat-containing sensor histidine kinase: MQHFKAFGVNPTVPNDSLFEKIDTAKNFKARYKATYDLIKFHEQKGNIDSIIYYGHRLYSETANEKFLHKKKYLSDLSGTIAEGKLEKGLFDEALKWFLKGIEHSKKNPDDEFYIKNRIGLGVVKYIRGQEEGKAIIEACIEDAPNEKLKHDALSELGFIFFMEGEPEKAKEHFNKAKLFYVSEGYTKEALATDLWFGRILQKEDKINEALDLCYHVFNASLSNSFFSLYAKAGNVLGNIYLQQKDYENAKTILSTVYINSVQWGNLDIERRAVLGLQNAHAKTGDYKNAHALMTRLNRINNQVLEIQNKQQVNELEVQYRTLEQKQEIERQKTMKINILIGFLIVLIPVLGLLYMYYQKLQTQSKLTKTTEEVNRQKITALLKSQELKLVKASLEGQHNERKRIARELHDSIGGNLATIKLQLSNEAKLEKENLIEQVDDTYNLVRELSHNLMPGKFKDSAFTTIISEYIDNVKTLSKEQIVVQIHPKEEIDNIEDHLKVELYKIVQELLTNALKHAKATQIDIQLSVFNNSIKLLFEDDGVGFDQEKVKYGLGLQNLKDRLKTIKGNIFINAFPDRGTVIDIDVPLN; this comes from the coding sequence ATGCAACACTTTAAAGCCTTTGGAGTAAACCCTACAGTTCCTAATGATTCTCTTTTTGAAAAAATAGACACAGCAAAGAATTTTAAAGCCAGATATAAAGCTACATATGACCTTATTAAATTTCATGAACAAAAAGGGAATATCGACTCTATTATTTATTATGGTCACCGATTATATAGCGAAACCGCTAATGAAAAATTCCTTCATAAGAAAAAGTATTTGTCTGATCTGTCTGGTACTATTGCGGAGGGTAAACTTGAAAAAGGGTTATTTGACGAAGCTTTAAAATGGTTTTTGAAGGGAATAGAACATTCCAAAAAGAACCCTGATGACGAGTTCTATATCAAGAACAGAATAGGATTAGGTGTCGTAAAATATATCAGAGGACAAGAGGAGGGAAAGGCAATCATTGAAGCATGTATTGAAGATGCTCCGAATGAGAAGTTGAAACACGATGCGCTCTCAGAACTCGGGTTTATCTTTTTTATGGAAGGTGAACCGGAAAAAGCAAAGGAGCATTTCAATAAAGCTAAATTGTTCTACGTGTCCGAAGGCTATACGAAAGAAGCGTTAGCGACCGATCTTTGGTTTGGGAGAATATTACAGAAAGAAGATAAAATTAATGAAGCCTTAGATCTTTGCTACCATGTTTTCAACGCATCGTTATCTAACAGTTTTTTTTCCTTGTATGCCAAGGCCGGTAATGTATTAGGAAATATTTACTTGCAGCAAAAAGATTATGAGAATGCAAAAACAATACTATCTACGGTATATATAAACTCTGTTCAATGGGGAAATCTGGATATAGAAAGGAGGGCTGTTCTAGGATTACAGAACGCCCATGCAAAAACGGGCGACTATAAAAACGCTCATGCATTAATGACCCGATTGAACCGGATCAACAACCAAGTTCTTGAAATTCAAAACAAACAACAAGTAAACGAATTAGAAGTACAGTACAGAACATTGGAGCAAAAGCAGGAAATTGAACGGCAAAAAACAATGAAAATAAATATACTGATAGGTTTTCTCATTGTTTTAATCCCTGTGTTAGGCTTGTTATACATGTATTATCAGAAACTACAGACACAAAGCAAACTCACCAAAACCACAGAAGAAGTCAACCGGCAAAAGATAACAGCCTTGCTGAAAAGTCAAGAATTAAAATTAGTGAAAGCTTCACTGGAGGGGCAGCATAATGAAAGAAAACGTATTGCAAGAGAGCTTCATGACAGTATTGGGGGAAATTTGGCAACGATAAAACTACAACTATCAAATGAAGCAAAACTTGAAAAAGAAAACCTCATCGAGCAAGTAGATGACACTTATAACCTGGTAAGGGAATTATCTCACAACCTCATGCCTGGAAAGTTTAAAGACTCTGCATTTACCACTATAATTTCCGAATACATTGATAACGTTAAGACTTTATCTAAAGAACAGATCGTCGTACAAATACATCCAAAAGAAGAAATTGACAACATTGAAGATCATTTAAAAGTAGAATTGTATAAAATAGTTCAGGAATTACTGACCAATGCCTTAAAACATGCAAAGGCAACACAAATCGACATTCAGCTTTCCGTTTTTAACAATAGCATAAAATTACTTTTTGAAGATGACGGGGTGGGCTTTGATCAGGAAAAAGTAAAATACGGCCTTGGGCTTCAAAATTTAAAAGACAGATTAAAAACCATTAAAGGAAACATATTTATTAATGCATTTCCCGACAGAGGAACTGTAATTGATATCGATGTTCCTTTAAATTAA
- a CDS encoding zinc-ribbon domain-containing protein yields MIVFGWREAKINIEPVSNHSCNYCDTSECLFIQVNRLYAHIFWIPFIPLHKKAYSICGHCKQLVNKNQIPPDLQKKAKKVKQASKTPWWMFTGLLAVILFVLFLSASAFFNS; encoded by the coding sequence ATGATCGTTTTTGGATGGCGGGAAGCCAAAATAAATATAGAGCCGGTAAGCAATCATAGTTGCAATTATTGCGACACCTCAGAATGCTTATTTATTCAGGTGAACAGATTGTATGCTCATATTTTCTGGATCCCGTTTATTCCATTACACAAAAAAGCATACAGTATCTGTGGGCACTGCAAACAGCTAGTAAATAAAAATCAAATACCGCCTGATTTGCAGAAAAAAGCTAAAAAAGTTAAACAGGCAAGCAAGACACCCTGGTGGATGTTTACAGGCTTGTTGGCCGTAATACTTTTTGTACTGTTCTTGTCCGCTTCCGCATTTTTTAACTCATAA
- a CDS encoding GatB/YqeY domain-containing protein: MSLQSNIMTEMKAAMKAKDQVALEALRAIKSALLLAKTEAGAGDELPEEEEIKLLQKLVKQRKDSATIYTEQGRGDLAAPELAQAAVIEKFLPEQLSVDEIAKIVDDIIAKTGAEGMKDMGKVMGMASKEMAGKADGKAISTIVKQKLA; encoded by the coding sequence ATGAGTCTGCAAAGTAACATAATGACTGAAATGAAAGCTGCCATGAAAGCAAAGGATCAGGTAGCTTTAGAGGCCCTTAGAGCAATAAAATCAGCTTTGTTGTTGGCAAAGACTGAAGCCGGGGCAGGAGATGAGTTGCCTGAAGAAGAAGAAATAAAACTTTTGCAGAAATTAGTTAAGCAAAGAAAAGACAGTGCAACCATATATACAGAGCAGGGAAGAGGAGATCTGGCGGCTCCGGAGCTTGCTCAGGCTGCTGTTATCGAAAAATTTTTGCCGGAACAATTATCTGTTGATGAGATAGCCAAGATCGTAGACGATATTATCGCCAAAACAGGAGCTGAAGGCATGAAGGATATGGGGAAGGTTATGGGGATGGCGTCCAAAGAAATGGCCGGAAAAGCAGATGGTAAAGCTATTTCAACGATTGTAAAGCAAAAACTAGCTTAA
- a CDS encoding CoF synthetase: protein MSILNYIRRCCFWLLDFLKGGKVCKHYKDIAYVLNNMHTSKVEKLRKKRLNDLLVFATSTTPFYKKYQGFDSIEDFPLINKNMIRNSFDNFKSDKFLNEENTSVVTSGSTGTPFKLFHNKDKRNRSTADVIYFAGLAGFKIGSKLFYMKVWNKINMKSPLKRWMENIVPHSIYSYTDEDFRSLLGKMKRDPHKKGLVGFASTYELLCNYLDKIESPPLHDYNVTSIIANSEALDMKTKKRMEYYFGVPAISRYSNMENGMLAQQVPDGTSDFHINWASFYIELLDLNEDKPAKLGDPGRVVITDLYNYCMPMIRYENGDIAVFEKNKKGALVLKNIEGRKVDIIYNTKGEPVTSHIVTVNMWKYSELKQYQFIQKDKKEYLFKINRKNELFDGEEGLIDEFKEYLGEDAVIDLEYVNDIPLLASGKRKLVVSDYQR, encoded by the coding sequence ATGAGTATTTTAAATTATATCAGGAGATGTTGCTTCTGGTTATTAGACTTTCTAAAGGGAGGGAAGGTATGCAAGCACTATAAGGATATAGCATATGTTTTAAATAATATGCATACTTCTAAAGTTGAAAAATTGAGAAAAAAAAGACTTAATGATCTACTGGTCTTTGCTACTTCAACTACCCCTTTTTATAAGAAGTATCAGGGGTTTGATTCTATCGAGGATTTTCCGCTGATCAATAAGAATATGATAAGAAATTCGTTTGATAATTTTAAATCAGATAAATTTCTTAACGAAGAAAATACTTCTGTAGTAACCAGCGGATCTACGGGAACGCCATTCAAGCTCTTTCATAATAAAGATAAAAGAAATAGGAGTACCGCTGATGTAATCTATTTTGCCGGCCTTGCCGGATTCAAAATCGGTTCCAAATTATTTTATATGAAAGTATGGAATAAGATAAACATGAAAAGCCCGCTGAAAAGATGGATGGAGAACATTGTACCGCACAGTATCTATAGCTATACGGACGAAGATTTCAGATCTTTATTGGGAAAAATGAAAAGAGACCCACATAAAAAAGGATTAGTTGGGTTTGCTTCAACATACGAATTACTGTGTAATTACTTAGATAAAATAGAATCACCACCATTACATGATTATAATGTAACTTCCATTATTGCCAATTCAGAAGCGTTGGATATGAAGACAAAGAAAAGGATGGAATATTACTTTGGCGTTCCAGCAATTTCGAGATATTCAAATATGGAAAATGGAATGTTAGCCCAGCAAGTACCCGATGGAACAAGTGATTTTCATATTAATTGGGCCAGTTTTTATATAGAACTATTAGATCTAAATGAAGATAAACCTGCAAAACTGGGAGACCCGGGAAGGGTAGTAATAACAGATTTATACAATTATTGTATGCCAATGATACGATACGAGAATGGAGATATTGCAGTTTTTGAAAAAAATAAAAAAGGAGCGCTGGTATTAAAGAATATAGAGGGGAGAAAGGTGGATATAATTTACAATACCAAAGGGGAGCCGGTTACTTCTCATATCGTAACAGTAAACATGTGGAAGTATTCAGAATTGAAGCAGTACCAGTTTATTCAAAAGGATAAAAAAGAGTACCTTTTTAAGATCAACAGGAAAAACGAACTTTTTGATGGAGAAGAAGGTCTTATCGATGAATTTAAAGAATATTTGGGGGAAGATGCCGTAATAGATTTGGAATATGTGAATGATATCCCATTGTTGGCATCTGGAAAGAGGAAGTTGGTGGTAAGTGATTACCAGAGATAA